Part of the Mycolicibacterium thermoresistibile genome, CCGTCCTCGGCTTCGCGGTGGCCGGGGTGTGGCTGATGGTGGAACACCGGCGGGTCCGGCGGATCGAGGAACGCTGGCTGGACGAACATCCCGCCGCGGCGCGGCAACGGCCGCGCGGTGACACCAGCAGTTAGACCCGAACAACAGTGCGGAACAACAGTGCGGGCCCGGTCTGCTGACCGGGCCCGCACCGTCGACCGAATACTCCGCCGAGCACTGTTGACGTACTTACTGATTTTCCTTCTGACGCTCTTCAGCCGCTTTGGCGCCGCCGCGCGCGGATTCCGCTTCGGCTTCCTTTTTCGCGGCGTCCCGCTGGGCGTCCGCCTTGTCCTGCTGGGCTTTGCCCTCGTTGATCATGTCGTCGCGCCCCGTCACGGTGCCGACGGCTTCCTTGGTCTTGCCCTTCGCGTCTTCGACGACGCCCTTGATGCCTTCCTGAGGACCGGTATCGGCCATGATTCACCTCTCGATCGTGGTTTCTTCGGGCGCCCAACTTCTTGAGCTGCCGCGCGGGTCGGACGGCCCCGTTGTCGCCTTGTCGAATGGGGTGCCCCGCGTGTGGGGCAGGATGCCCGAGCGGGCCGGACGCTAAACGCCGACAGCACCGCCGCGTGAGGATCGTTGGGCTGTTTACTGCCGGTTCACCTCGGGTACGCGGCGGCTGTGGATCCGGCTGTCGCGTCGCTGACGCACGAAACGCGCGGTGTGCTCATCTGGCATGTGCACGGCAGTTGGATGGACTCCTTCGTCGCCGGTCGACACCGCTACGTCGTCCCGGCCAGCGCGACCCAACCCCAGCAGGCGCGCGGTCTGCTCGGTCGCCACTGGTCAAACGCGGTAGAGGTGCCGACAAGCTGGTTGCGCGACGAAGACATCGACCTGGTCGTGCTGCAGCGGCCCGAGGAGTTCGAGTTGGCCGAACGCTGGCTGGGCCGTCGACTCGGTCACGACGTTCCGGCCGTTTACGTCGAGCACAACGCCCCGCGCCCGTTTGCGGTAGACAGTGTGCACCCGGTGGCGGACCGTCGTGACATCCCGCTCATCCACGTCACCGAGTTCAACGAACTCATGTGGGACAACGGGACGGCGCCCACCATGGTGATCAACCACGGCATCGCCGATCCCGGTCGGCTGTACACCGGCGAGATTCCGGCCGCCGCGGCGATGATCAACGAACCGTTGCGGCGGTGGCGCACCGTCGGTGCGGATCTGCTCGGTGACCTGGCCGCCCACCGCCCGATCGACGTGTGGGGGATCGACACGCTGGCGCTCAATGACCGGCACCCCAACGGACTGGTGCGTGGCCGGGGGGACGTGCCGCCCCCGCAACTGTGGCGCGAGGTCGCCCGCCGCCGACTCTATCTACACACCGCCCGCTGGACATCGTTGGGGCTGTCGTTGGTGGTGCCCACCGAAGCCGGTGTGGTGAGCGCCAACCCGAAGACGCTGGCGTACGCACTGGAGCGGTTCGCCACCGACTTCGCCGAGGCCAGCGCCGCGGGCAAGGCTGCCCGCGACTTCGCGGTGGCCAACTTCTCCCTCGACCGCTTCCTCACTCAATGGGATGAGGTCATCCACGGGCACTGCCGATGACTGTCCGGTGCCCATTTGCGAAGGAGCCGCGATGAAAATAGCGATGGTTTCCGAGCACGCCAGTCCGTTGGCCGCACTCGGCGGCGTCGATGCCGGAGGGCAGAATGTGCACGTCGCCGAACTGTCCGCCGCCCTGACGCGGCGGGGGCATGAGGTGACCGTGTACACCCGTCGTGACGACCGCGGTCTTCCCGATCGGGTGGACACCCCACTCGGCTACACGGTGGTACACGTTCCGGCGGGTCCGGCCGAGCAGCTCCCCAAAGATGAATTGCTGCCGTACATGGGGCCGTTCGCCCAGTTCCTCGATGCCGAATGGAGCGCGCATCGGCCTGACGTCGTCCACGCCCACTTCTGGATGTCGGGGATCGCCACCCAGTTGGCCAGCCGCCACCTCGACCTGCCGGCCGTTCAGACCTTCCATGCGCTGGGCGTGGTCAAGAAGCGGCACCAGGGCGCCGAGGACACCAGCCCGCAGGAGCGGCTGCAGTTGGAGGCGATGGTGGCCCGGGGTGCCAACTGGGTCGCTGCCACCTGCACCGACGAAGTGTTCGAGCTGATGCGGATGGGGCGGTCGCGGTCGCGGATCTCGGTCGTGCCCTGCGGCGTGGACCTCGACCTGTTCACACCGGACGGGCCGCAGGCACCTCGGGGGGAGCGGCGCCGCATCGTCACGGTCGGGCGGTTTGTGCCACGTAAGGGTTTCGACACCCTGGTGCGGGCGTTGCCGGCCATCCCGAACGCCGAGCTGGTGGTGGTCGGCGGACCGCGGCGTTCGCAACTGCGGACGGAGCCGGAAGCTCGGCGGTTGTGTACGCTCGCCGAGGAGCTGGGGGTGGCCGATCGGGTGCAGCTCTACGGTTCGGTCGCGCGCGCCGACATGCCGGCGGTGTTGCGATCGGCCGATGTGGTGGCCTGCACGCCGTGGTACGAACCGTTCGGCATCGTGCCGTTGGAGGCGATGGCCTGCGGTGTTCCGGTGGTGGCCGCCGCGGTGGGCGGCATGCTCGATACGGTCGTGCACGATGTCACCGGCCGGCTGGTACCGCCCCGGAGGCCGGCCGAACTCGCCGACACGATCAATCAGCTGCTGCGCGACTCGTTTCTGCGCCAAAGCCTGGGCGCGGCGGGCCGCGACCGGGCCCGCGCCCGCTACAGCTGGGATCGGGTCGCGACCGACACCCAGCGCATCTATGACCGGCTGGTGCCGGCCGACTACCGGTCCGCGACGGCCTCACAGATGTCGTCGGGTTAGCGCCCGTTTCGCGCCTGGACCCGGGGCCTCTCACGGGCTTCGAGCAGCGCCAGCGACCGTTCCACCCGCGCCGGCAGCCGGCGGCGTTCGGCCGCCACAGCCGGTGCCCGGCCCAGCGCCTCCAGTGCGGCGCGGGCGTGGTCACGATCGCGTCCGGCCGCGCGCAGCAGTCGGCCGAACGCGCGGGCACACTGCGGAACCGGTCGGCGCAGCCAGGTGGTCAGCACGTCGTTGCGAAGCACCCGGGCGTCCTGGGCGGCGGTGGTCGCGCGCACCGACGACGGCTGGTGCACCGCGAGAAGCTCAGCCAGATAACATAATTCCCAACCCAGTGCCGCCATGTCGAGGGCCAGCAGTTGCTCCTCACCGCGGAAATGCAAGATGTCGCTGAAACCGCCGGCGGCCTGAAACGCCGCGGTGCGCACCATCGCCGCGCAGCTCATGAACCCCAGGATCGACGGGCCGGGTAGATCGGGCCGGTGCCCGAGCGGGCTGCGGGCCAACTCGATGCTGAACGGATCGATGCGTCCGCCCGGTAGCACCGTGGTGCGGGCGGCGAGCAGTCCGACGCGCGGGTAGCGGTCGAAGGTTTCCACACCGAGCGCCAGTGCGTCGGGCTCCCACCACGAATCGTCGTCGCAGAACGCCACGTAAGGTGTGCGGCTGGCGGCCACCCCGGCATTGCGGCCGACGGCGCCGCGGTTGCTGTCCAACTCGATGACCTGCACCCGGTTCGCCGACCGGGCTGCGATGCGGGTGATCACGTCGACCGAGTGATCATCGGATGCGTTGTCCACCACGATGACCGGGCATGGTGTCGTATCGAGCAGGCGGTTCACCACCGAGGCGAGTTCAGCGGCGCGGTTGCGGCTTGCGATGACAAACGACAGTCTGGTCGATGCGGTCAACTCTCGGTGCCCCCTGCGTCAAGGTCACGGCGGTCCGCCACTGGGCATACCCGTGCGGTCGCGTCGTAACCGGGGCGAGTTGTACCCGTCGCCCTAGCGGCTCAGGTGCCCTTGACGTTGACGACCTGACGCAGGCTGGTGACCACCTCGACGAGGTCGACCGAGTCCGCCATCACCTGATCGATCGACTTGTAGGCGTCCGGAATCTCGTCCACCCACGCGGCACCGTGGCGGTATTCGATGCCCTTCATCCGCTTGGCCAGATCGTCGGCGCTGAAGCGGCGCCGCGCCTCGGTGCGGGAGAACCGGCGACCCGCCCCGTGCGGGGCGCTGCAGAGGCTGTCGGGGTTGCCCTTGCCGCGGACGATGTAGGAGCGGGTGCCCATCGACCCGGGGATGATGCCCATCACGCCGGGATGCGCGTTGATCGCACCCTTGCGGGTCACCCACACCTGTTTGCCGGCGTGCTGTTCCTGCACCGTGTAGTTGTGGTGGGTGTTGATCCGCTGCACCTCGACATCGTCGGGGTCGACCCGCATCCAGCGGGCGAAGGACTGCCGGAACCGGTCCATCATTTCTTCCCGATTGGCCAGCGCGAACTGTTGGGCCCAGTTCAATTCGGTGATGTAGCGATCGAACTCGGGCGTTCCCTCGGTCAGGTACGCCAGATCGGGGTTCGGCAGATCGATGCCGTGCTGTTCGCACTGCCGCTTGGCGGCGGCGATGTGCCGGCGGGCGATTTTGTGACCGACACCGCGCGACCCGGAGTGCAGGAACAACCACACCACCTCGTCGTCGTCGATGCACAACTCGATGAAATGGTTGCCGCCGCCCAGTGAGCCGAGCTGTTCACGCCACTTCGGCGAGTGGGACAGGTCGACGCCGCTTTCGGTCGCAAGCCGCTCCAGGCGGTCCAACCGGGCCTGGGTGAAATCGAACCGGCGTAGCGACCGGTTGTAGTTGCCCGGGCTCAGCGGAATGGACGATTCGAGCGACTTGCGCAGCCAGGCGGGGTCCTTGTCGGCGATGTCATCGGCGGTGAACCGGGTCCGGGCCGCGATCATGCCGCAACCGATGTCGACACCGACGGCTGCCGGAATCACCGCGCCCAACGTCGGAATCACGGTGCCGACGGCCGCGCCCATGCCGACATGGGCATCGGGCATCAGGGCCACATGCGGATAGACGAAGGGCAGCGACGCCGTCTGCCGAGCCAGCTCGAAGGCCTCCTCGGCAATTTCACTGGCAAAGTTGACGACTTTGACGCCTTGAATAGTTGTCATACCAACCTCCCCCTCGACCGCTTCACATCAAAAGTCCCAAGCGATTACCAGTCTATCAGATTTGTCGAACGAGAAGTTTGACGAAAAAATTGAAATATGCGTTTTCAGCCCGCTGACCAGCGGAATCATCCAGGTTCACGCTGGTATCCGCGGACTCGGGAATCTGATTTTCAATGTGTGTCAGAAATGGCGAATATGCGACCGAAATACGGATATCGGCGAGGATCAATTCCGTGGCATCGTCCGAAATGGTCCGAATTCCGTCGACCGTCGCGCCAGACCGTCAAACACCAAGTTTTCTCGATCACTTCGTGGGTACCCGGACCAAATGCGTGACGTGAACCGGGTGGTGGTGTTCGGCGGGGCCGGCTTCGTCGGTGGGCACCTGTGTGAGCGCCTGCTCTCCCGCGGCGCGCAGGTGGTGTGTGTGGCTCTTCCGAGTTAGCAGGGGCGTACCTGCTTGGTGCTGGGTGGCGTCCGCCGGGATTGGCGGGTGCAGGCCCACCGTACTCGGCGGCGTTGGTTTTCTGGGTTGCGGAATCCGAAGGCGATGCGGCCGACGTGTTTGATGATGCGGTTGTAGCCTTCGCTGCGGGCGTTGGACAGTCCGGTCTGGATGGCCAGGATCATCGGCTCCTGCCATGCTGAGATGGTGCGGGCAAGCTTGCTGATCTCGGGCACCGAGCAGGCGGCGCAGAACGTGTAGAACCGGTACAGCGCATCGCGGATCTCGTAGGTCAATCCGCCACGGGCGGTGCAGGCCAACACATCTCGTAGGAGCTCTTTGGCGATCCAGGCGGCGGCGATGTCGCCATTGGGGTCCGCTGAGGTCAGTTTCACGAACAGCTTGTGGCGTTGCTCATCGGTCAATCGCTCAGCGGCGCGCAGCAGCCGGCGCCGGTTGATCCATTCGGGGTCGCTTTTGCGTCCGCGGCGCAAACGGTGGGCTTGGGTAGTGCGGCGCCGGACCTCATCGACCATTTCGTTGGCCCGCTTGACCAGATGAAACCGATCGACGATCAGCTTCGCGTGCGGCAACGCTTGGCGCGCAGCGTTGGCGTAGGTGACCGACATGTCGATCGCGACGAACTCGATGGTGGCCTTCCAGCCGGGATCACGCTGATCCAGCCAGTCGGTCACCGGTTTGGCCGCACGGCCGTTGACCTGCACCAACAACCCGCCCGTGCCGGTGATATCGACCAGCCCGGTGTCGAAGCGGTCCACCCAGGATCGGGTACCGGTCTGCGAGCAGGTCTCCCATTTGGCCTTGCCGCGACGGGTCTCGTCGATTCCCAGCACGCTCACGGCTTCGGGTTCGCCGGCCAGCACCGGGTCCGCCGTGGCGATGACCGCGTCGTGACAGGTGTTCCAGGTGCAGCCGTACGCGGCGGCGACCGCCTTGACCGAGCGGTCATCGTCAAGCACCGCCGAGGCCATCTCGCGCTTGGCCCGCACCGTCACCCGTGCTCGCGGCGGGATCGACGGCACCGACTCTGTGAATGACTTGCGGTCACAACACATGTTGGCGCACACCCACTTTCGTTTCCGCCACACGATCCGGGGAATGTCCGGCCCGATCTTGATATCGCGGGGCCGAGTGCTCACCCAGCCCTTCGAGCGAGCTGACCGGACCATGCATCCAGGACACACGCCGACCCACTGCTCGGCGGTGCGGACATAGATGGTGCGGGTTCGGTCGAGGTCGACATGCACAGACTCCACGACGACACCGTCGAGTCCAAGCAGCAGGGAACCACTAGTCTGGGGCAAGCTCGCGCCTTTGCTTCTGGATGCGTCAAGAACACCCAGTTGACAAGGGCGCGAGCCCTCAATCAGTCACCGACACGATCCGAATCGGTCACACCAGACCCCTACCAACTCGGAAGAGCCTGACCCCTACCTGGCCGCCAAAGACGCCGACGCGATTCTGGTACTCACCGAATGGCCCGAATTCCGGGATCTGGACTGGGCTTTCGTCGCCGAGCAGGCGCCCGGGGCGGTGTTGGTCGACACCCGCAACCTGCTCGACCGCGCCGCGGTGACCGAGGCCGGGCTGACCTATCTGGGCAACGGGACGGCACCCGGGTACTGACGGCGTCAGTTGCCGAAGTTCTGACCGGACGACGGCGTCGGCAGCGGTTTGTCGGACGCCACCCCGAGCCGGTCAGCCGCGAACGCCGCACCCTGATCCACCATGGCCGCGTTGGTGGCGTAGGTGTTGTGGGCGGCGAAGTTCATGCCGTTCGAACAGACCGGATCGTCGACCGCGCACAGCTTGACGGTCTTGTCCTCATACAGTGGGCCGATCACCACCGGTGGGGTGCCGAGGAAGTTCATCGCCCGCGCGTTCGGCATGCCGAACAGCACCACGGCGGCGACGTGCTCGGCGATGTCGGGATCCAACGGTTTGGGCACGGTGGCCGGATCGACGCCGGCGGGCACCTCCGCGGAGGTGACGAACCCCATCACGGCCGCGCCCTGGGAGAAGCCGCCGAGCACCAGGCGGGTGTCGGGGCACTGCTCGGCCATCCGGACGACATGCGCCCCGGCGTCCCGGATTCCGTCGATCCCGGTGTTCCACACGTCGATCGCCGGGTAGTTCACCGCGTACACGTCCAATGACCGGTCACCGACCCGGGGCCGCAGCGCGTCGATGAACGCCTGTCCGGTCGGGCCCACGCCGGGCGGTTCGCCGGTGCCGCGGGCAAACACCACCTGCACATCGGGGCAGGGTTGGGCCGCGGCTGCCGGGACCGCGGTACCGGCGACGACGGTACTGGTGATGACGGTGCCGGTGATGAGGGAGGCGGTGGTCAGCGCAGCCCCGACCGCCGATCCGATTCTGGACAATCGACGCAGGTGACGGCGAATCATGCGGCGAATCATGCGGTGCAGGTGCCCATCGACGTAGGTTCTCAAACACCCATTCTGGGGGTGAGACCCTTGCGTCGGCAAGGAGTTTTGGGGAATCGGCGGATCAGAGTCCGCGGGCGACCTTCCGCAGCATCCGTGCCGTTCCGGCCTCGAGGATCTCCCGCCGCTCCCGCGGATCGCGGGTGCGCTCGGCGCGGCGGGTCGTCGCCGCGATGGTGACCCCGTGTTCGTAGGCCTGCACCACGCGGGGATCGACGTAGGACGACCGGGCCACCGCGGGTGTGTTTCCGAGTGCCTCGGCCACCTCGTTGAACACGGCCGACTCGACTCGTTTGACGACTTTCGGGTCGACCGGTGGATCGGCGTCGGCGAAGGCCACCGCCGCGAGCACGGTGCCGTGCCAGGTCCGCAGATCCTTCACCGTGTAGTCGGCACCGACCAGCTCCCTGAATCGTTCGTTGAGGTCATCGGCCTGCACCTCCACCCACCGGTCGGTGATCCGGCAGACCAGGAACCGGTCCCCGCGATCCGGCCGTCGCAGCAGGGCCCGCACCGCGCGCATCACGTCCGGGTCGGCGACCGACCACGTCCGACGGACACCGCTCTTGGCCGGATAGTCGAACTCGACCGCGCTGCGCTGCAACGAGACATGCTCACACCGCAGCGTCGCGATGCCGAACGACTCGTTCTCCTCGGCGTACTGCTCGCCGCCCGCCCGGAAGTACCCGAGGTCGAGCAGGTGCAGGGCCAACGCCAGCACCCGGTCACGGGACAGTCCGCGGCCACGGAGATCGGCGAGGAGCTGCCGCCGCATCGCGGGCAGTTGTGCCGACATCTCCAGCGTCCGGTCGAACTTCTCCTCGCTGCGTTCCTCCTGCCACTGTGCGTGGTAGAGGTACTGTCTCCGGCCGGCCGCGTCGCGCCCGACCGCCTGGATGTGCCCGTCGGGGTGCGGGCTGATCCACACCTCCCGCCACGCCGGCGGAATGGTCAGATCGTGTATCCGTCGCAGCGTCGCCGGATCGGTGATCGCCGCACCGCTCTCGTCCTGATACGAGAATCCTCTGCCGCGGCGCACCCTGCGCAATCCGGGTCGGTTCGGATCGCTGCGGCGCAGCGTCACCGGGAGCTCCCACCGGGGCTGCGGGTCACACCAGGTTTGACACCGGGGTGGGGTTGGGTACTGCACCGGAACAATGACGACGAGATCGAATCGTGGGGCATCGCGGGCTTCACTGCATCATCGGTGCCAACATGAGGAACGCCGCGGCGTATATCGCCACCGCCACCAGAATCAGCACCACCAGTCCGATACCGACGGCTACGGCGATGCGCCGCAGCAGACGATGTTCGCCGTCCCCGGGACGTTCGCGATCTCGGGGACCGGACCGCCCGGCGGGGCCGGCGTTCTCACCCGCCGTGTGCCGGGTCGCAGCATGTTCCATGGTGCGGTCATACCCGGTGTGCCCCGCGGTCACACGTGGCGGCTCCGAGCGCCCCGGCAGCACGCCCGGCCGGCGGCCCGACGGACGACCTCAGGCGATCGGTGCTGCGGTGGCTGAACAGGGATCGTCGGGTAGATTGCCTCAGAACTCGTCGGGAGGTCACATGGCCGTCGGAAGCAATGACAGCGCGGACGGTAGCGCTCGATCTGTTGAGCTGCGGGTAGCGGCGACGCTGGAGAACCTCGCGGTGCTCCGCACGCTGGTGGCCGCCGTCGGCACGTTCGAGGACCTCGATTTCGACGCGGTCGCCGATCTGCGGCTGGCCGTCGACGAGGCGTGCACGCGGCTTGTCCGGTCCGCTGTCCCGGGCGCCACCCTGGTGGTGCGGGTGCATCCCTACGACGACGTGGTGGTCGTGGAGGCGTCGACCACGGTCACCGAGACCGACATCCTGTCACCCGGCAGCTTCAGCTGGCACGTCCTGAACTCGCTCACCGACGAGGTGCGCACCTTCCAGGACGGGCAGCAGGCGTCGGGGGCACAGGTGTGCGGGATCGCGATGACCACGAGGCGAGCGAGTTCCCTCAGGTGACTCCGCAGTCTTCCCGTGCTTCGTCGAAGCGGCAGAACCCGAAGCGGCAGTCGGAGTACGCGGACGTCGCGGACATGTTCCGCGAGCTCCGGAAACTGCCCGCGGAGTCCAAGGAGTTCCAGCGTCAGCGTGACCGGATCGTGGAGCGCTGCCTTCCGTTGGCCGACCACATCGCCCGCCGTTTCGACGGTCGCGGGGAAGCCCGCGACGACCTCGTCCAGGTGG contains:
- the mbp1 gene encoding microaggregate-binding protein 1: MADTGPQEGIKGVVEDAKGKTKEAVGTVTGRDDMINEGKAQQDKADAQRDAAKKEAEAESARGGAKAAEERQKENQ
- a CDS encoding glycosyltransferase family 1 protein, giving the protein MDSFVAGRHRYVVPASATQPQQARGLLGRHWSNAVEVPTSWLRDEDIDLVVLQRPEEFELAERWLGRRLGHDVPAVYVEHNAPRPFAVDSVHPVADRRDIPLIHVTEFNELMWDNGTAPTMVINHGIADPGRLYTGEIPAAAAMINEPLRRWRTVGADLLGDLAAHRPIDVWGIDTLALNDRHPNGLVRGRGDVPPPQLWREVARRRLYLHTARWTSLGLSLVVPTEAGVVSANPKTLAYALERFATDFAEASAAGKAARDFAVANFSLDRFLTQWDEVIHGHCR
- a CDS encoding glycosyltransferase, with the protein product MKIAMVSEHASPLAALGGVDAGGQNVHVAELSAALTRRGHEVTVYTRRDDRGLPDRVDTPLGYTVVHVPAGPAEQLPKDELLPYMGPFAQFLDAEWSAHRPDVVHAHFWMSGIATQLASRHLDLPAVQTFHALGVVKKRHQGAEDTSPQERLQLEAMVARGANWVAATCTDEVFELMRMGRSRSRISVVPCGVDLDLFTPDGPQAPRGERRRIVTVGRFVPRKGFDTLVRALPAIPNAELVVVGGPRRSQLRTEPEARRLCTLAEELGVADRVQLYGSVARADMPAVLRSADVVACTPWYEPFGIVPLEAMACGVPVVAAAVGGMLDTVVHDVTGRLVPPRRPAELADTINQLLRDSFLRQSLGAAGRDRARARYSWDRVATDTQRIYDRLVPADYRSATASQMSSG
- a CDS encoding glycosyltransferase family 2 protein; amino-acid sequence: MTASTRLSFVIASRNRAAELASVVNRLLDTTPCPVIVVDNASDDHSVDVITRIAARSANRVQVIELDSNRGAVGRNAGVAASRTPYVAFCDDDSWWEPDALALGVETFDRYPRVGLLAARTTVLPGGRIDPFSIELARSPLGHRPDLPGPSILGFMSCAAMVRTAAFQAAGGFSDILHFRGEEQLLALDMAALGWELCYLAELLAVHQPSSVRATTAAQDARVLRNDVLTTWLRRPVPQCARAFGRLLRAAGRDRDHARAALEALGRAPAVAAERRRLPARVERSLALLEARERPRVQARNGR
- a CDS encoding RtcB family protein — encoded protein: MTTIQGVKVVNFASEIAEEAFELARQTASLPFVYPHVALMPDAHVGMGAAVGTVIPTLGAVIPAAVGVDIGCGMIAARTRFTADDIADKDPAWLRKSLESSIPLSPGNYNRSLRRFDFTQARLDRLERLATESGVDLSHSPKWREQLGSLGGGNHFIELCIDDDEVVWLFLHSGSRGVGHKIARRHIAAAKRQCEQHGIDLPNPDLAYLTEGTPEFDRYITELNWAQQFALANREEMMDRFRQSFARWMRVDPDDVEVQRINTHHNYTVQEQHAGKQVWVTRKGAINAHPGVMGIIPGSMGTRSYIVRGKGNPDSLCSAPHGAGRRFSRTEARRRFSADDLAKRMKGIEYRHGAAWVDEIPDAYKSIDQVMADSVDLVEVVTSLRQVVNVKGT
- a CDS encoding NAD-dependent epimerase/dehydratase family protein yields the protein MSNEKFDEKIEICVFSPLTSGIIQVHAGIRGLGNLIFNVCQKWRICDRNTDIGEDQFRGIVRNGPNSVDRRARPSNTKFSRSLRGYPDQMRDVNRVVVFGGAGFVGGHLCERLLSRGAQVVCVALPS
- a CDS encoding UDP binding domain-containing protein yields the protein MSHRHDPNRSHQTPTNSEEPDPYLAAKDADAILVLTEWPEFRDLDWAFVAEQAPGAVLVDTRNLLDRAAVTEAGLTYLGNGTAPGY
- a CDS encoding cutinase family protein, with the translated sequence MIRRHLRRLSRIGSAVGAALTTASLITGTVITSTVVAGTAVPAAAAQPCPDVQVVFARGTGEPPGVGPTGQAFIDALRPRVGDRSLDVYAVNYPAIDVWNTGIDGIRDAGAHVVRMAEQCPDTRLVLGGFSQGAAVMGFVTSAEVPAGVDPATVPKPLDPDIAEHVAAVVLFGMPNARAMNFLGTPPVVIGPLYEDKTVKLCAVDDPVCSNGMNFAAHNTYATNAAMVDQGAAFAADRLGVASDKPLPTPSSGQNFGN
- a CDS encoding DNA topoisomerase IB, which codes for MTLRRSDPNRPGLRRVRRGRGFSYQDESGAAITDPATLRRIHDLTIPPAWREVWISPHPDGHIQAVGRDAAGRRQYLYHAQWQEERSEEKFDRTLEMSAQLPAMRRQLLADLRGRGLSRDRVLALALHLLDLGYFRAGGEQYAEENESFGIATLRCEHVSLQRSAVEFDYPAKSGVRRTWSVADPDVMRAVRALLRRPDRGDRFLVCRITDRWVEVQADDLNERFRELVGADYTVKDLRTWHGTVLAAVAFADADPPVDPKVVKRVESAVFNEVAEALGNTPAVARSSYVDPRVVQAYEHGVTIAATTRRAERTRDPRERREILEAGTARMLRKVARGL
- a CDS encoding ATP-binding protein, with the translated sequence MAVGSNDSADGSARSVELRVAATLENLAVLRTLVAAVGTFEDLDFDAVADLRLAVDEACTRLVRSAVPGATLVVRVHPYDDVVVVEASTTVTETDILSPGSFSWHVLNSLTDEVRTFQDGQQASGAQVCGIAMTTRRASSLR